A region of Brevundimonas sp. NIBR10 DNA encodes the following proteins:
- a CDS encoding cell wall hydrolase has product MLTDAPFDRKARIRPATAAALFGALMGLVIGCAYLGGSVAKSTTIRAQAERLDGATSAGFTEEALAAAAGGLDDSALTIARRHDPYTVAGAAQRDRQAALLTARLEQLRGVPAETALRRVSLTTDAARPFRLGNALDASRDLECLTQAAYYEARGEGSDGMQAVAQVVLNRARHPAFPNSVCGVVFQGAGRRTGCQFSFTCDGSMRARVNPAAWNRARDVASKALSGAVYAAVGNATHFHTTGVSPGWRNSLIRVGQVGQHLFYRFGGRSGSSAAFSYAARPSTAGDRSQLMQASLNPADTARQVGQAVAYQALLAQEGRAAPETATPAPEPRIEVVPAPTAPAPGASAALASTASPSA; this is encoded by the coding sequence GTGCTGACCGACGCACCCTTCGATCGCAAGGCCCGAATCCGGCCGGCGACCGCGGCGGCGCTGTTCGGAGCCTTGATGGGTCTTGTAATCGGTTGCGCCTATCTGGGCGGGTCGGTGGCCAAATCGACGACGATCCGAGCCCAGGCCGAGCGCCTGGATGGGGCCACCTCCGCCGGATTCACCGAAGAGGCCCTGGCCGCCGCCGCAGGGGGCCTGGACGACAGCGCCCTGACCATCGCCCGCCGCCACGATCCCTATACCGTCGCCGGTGCCGCCCAGCGTGACCGCCAGGCCGCCCTTCTGACCGCCCGCCTGGAACAGCTTCGCGGCGTGCCCGCCGAGACCGCCCTGCGCCGGGTCAGCCTGACCACCGATGCGGCCCGCCCCTTCCGTCTCGGCAATGCGCTGGACGCCTCGCGCGATCTGGAATGCCTGACCCAGGCCGCCTATTACGAAGCGCGCGGCGAGGGTTCGGACGGGATGCAGGCCGTGGCCCAGGTCGTTCTCAACCGCGCCCGCCATCCCGCCTTCCCCAACAGCGTCTGTGGCGTGGTGTTCCAGGGGGCCGGTCGTCGCACCGGCTGCCAGTTCAGCTTCACCTGCGACGGATCTATGCGTGCTCGCGTCAATCCAGCAGCCTGGAACCGCGCCCGCGACGTGGCGTCAAAGGCGCTGTCCGGTGCCGTCTATGCCGCCGTCGGCAACGCCACCCATTTCCACACCACCGGCGTTTCGCCCGGCTGGCGCAACTCCCTGATCCGGGTGGGTCAGGTCGGCCAGCATCTGTTCTATCGCTTCGGCGGCCGGTCGGGCTCCAGCGCGGCCTTCAGCTATGCCGCCCGCCCGTCGACGGCCGGGGATCGTTCGCAGCTGATGCAGGCCAGCCTGAACCCCGCCGACACCGCGCGTCAGGTCGGTCAGGCCGTCGCCTATCAGGCGCTCCTGGCTCAGGAAGGCCGCGCCGCGCCCGAGACTGCGACCCCGGCCCCCGAGCCCCGCATCGAGGTCGTCCCTGCACCGACAGCGCCGGCTCCCGGTGCATCGGCCGCCCTGGCCTCGACCGCCTCGCCTTCGGCCTGA
- the nadC gene encoding carboxylating nicotinate-nucleotide diphosphorylase, with protein MIRQLPDIMIDPVVRMALAEDLGRAGDVTAQACIPAGSRMRAIVGARKPGVLAGMGCMRLAVLAMDPAAKIVEHVADGEAFEAGTALAEIEGDARALLSAERTGLNLLGRLSGIATLTRDYVRAVEGTKARIADTRKTTPGLRALEKHAVVCGGGINHRFGLDDAILIKDNHVVVCGGVEPAVTRARAMAGHLMKIELEVDGLAQLDQALALVDQGRGPDVVMLDNFTLEMLSDAVARTAGRVTLEASGGVNLATVRGIAETGVDVISVGGLTHSASVLDIGLDAV; from the coding sequence ATGATCCGCCAGCTTCCCGACATCATGATCGATCCGGTCGTCCGCATGGCCCTGGCCGAGGATCTGGGTCGGGCGGGCGATGTGACGGCCCAGGCCTGTATTCCGGCCGGCTCGCGGATGCGGGCCATCGTGGGGGCGAGAAAGCCCGGCGTCCTGGCCGGGATGGGCTGTATGCGGCTGGCCGTGCTGGCGATGGACCCGGCGGCGAAGATCGTCGAGCATGTCGCCGACGGCGAGGCGTTCGAGGCGGGCACGGCCCTGGCCGAGATCGAGGGCGATGCCCGGGCCCTCCTGTCGGCCGAGCGGACCGGACTGAACCTGCTGGGCCGGCTCAGCGGCATCGCCACCCTGACGCGGGACTATGTGCGAGCGGTCGAGGGCACCAAGGCGCGAATCGCGGATACGAGGAAGACGACGCCGGGCCTGCGGGCGCTGGAGAAGCATGCGGTGGTCTGTGGGGGCGGGATCAACCACCGTTTCGGCCTGGATGACGCCATCCTGATCAAGGACAACCACGTCGTGGTCTGCGGCGGGGTCGAGCCGGCGGTGACGCGAGCCCGGGCCATGGCCGGGCATCTGATGAAGATCGAGCTGGAGGTCGATGGACTGGCCCAGCTGGATCAGGCGCTGGCCCTGGTCGATCAGGGGCGCGGGCCGGACGTGGTGATGCTGGACAATTTCACGCTGGAGATGTTGAGCGACGCTGTGGCCCGGACGGCGGGGCGAGTGACGCTGGAGGCCTCGGGCGGCGTCAATCTGGCGACGGTCCGTGGCATCGCTGAGACGGGCGTCGATGTGATCTCGGTCGGAGGGCTGACCCACTCGGCCAGCGTGCTGGACATCGGTCTGGACGCCGTCTGA
- a CDS encoding site-2 protease family protein, producing the protein MSAEQGPWGARDGSSPPSAPSSPSREVKSWRLGPIGVRVEKVQAPAADAAPLDKGQHPVWAIVSTALLAGFIWFVSGSWIVALAVIVGLFVHEYGHVLAMNRYGMGPARIYVVPFFGGYARGQRPPQSQWDGVKMSLAGPLFGLLAAVPFFGIFALTRQPDWLVGAFAIAMVNLINLAPAPPLDGSRALGPVMAKVHPGLDKIALVIVGLMVVAWGLLNGFYFLAIVLGIAVVGTLKRGLPQEGGRVLTVREAWFSVGLFLASLAACAAVAVAALTPLAGSIEGSVAFGLNYLGFTR; encoded by the coding sequence ATGAGCGCCGAACAGGGCCCCTGGGGCGCGCGGGACGGGTCGAGCCCGCCGTCGGCTCCGTCATCGCCTTCGCGTGAGGTGAAGTCCTGGCGGCTCGGGCCCATTGGGGTGCGGGTCGAAAAGGTCCAGGCCCCGGCCGCTGACGCCGCGCCTCTCGACAAGGGCCAGCATCCCGTCTGGGCCATCGTGTCCACGGCCCTGCTGGCGGGCTTCATCTGGTTCGTGAGCGGAAGCTGGATCGTCGCCCTGGCGGTGATCGTCGGCCTGTTCGTCCACGAATACGGCCATGTGCTGGCGATGAATCGCTACGGCATGGGTCCGGCGCGGATCTATGTCGTGCCCTTCTTCGGCGGCTATGCGCGGGGCCAGAGGCCGCCGCAGAGCCAGTGGGACGGGGTCAAGATGTCCCTGGCCGGGCCGCTGTTCGGCCTGCTGGCAGCCGTGCCCTTCTTCGGCATCTTCGCGCTGACGCGGCAACCTGACTGGCTGGTCGGGGCCTTCGCCATCGCCATGGTCAATCTGATCAACCTGGCCCCCGCCCCGCCGCTGGACGGGTCGCGGGCGCTCGGGCCGGTCATGGCCAAGGTGCATCCCGGTCTGGACAAGATCGCCCTGGTCATCGTCGGACTGATGGTCGTGGCCTGGGGCCTGCTGAACGGCTTCTATTTCCTCGCCATCGTGCTGGGCATCGCCGTGGTCGGGACGCTGAAGCGCGGCCTGCCTCAGGAAGGCGGACGCGTGCTGACCGTACGCGAGGCCTGGTTCAGCGTCGGGCTGTTCCTGGCCAGCCTGGCGGCCTGCGCGGCCGTGGCGGTAGCGGCGCTGACGCCGCTGGCGGGGTCGATCGAGGGATCGGTGGCGTTTGGGCTGAACTATCTGGGCTTCACGCGATGA
- a CDS encoding Uma2 family endonuclease — translation MADPHNILGVAEGVRPFLFDFADYEQLDELGVFSDREGQIELIEGVIVQMAPPSGEHTDVTSDMVLGLGLAVRRSPNLGLKVLTQGTLKIGDHSAPEPDVFVARPRLAGKKYYEAADAVLVVEVSISTADADKTVKAPLYARAGIPELWIVEPEQTSVTVYRGPRPDGEWADIQTVTEGAVSPLFSPEIAIVLADLFPAA, via the coding sequence ATGGCTGACCCGCACAACATTCTGGGCGTGGCGGAAGGGGTCCGACCCTTCCTGTTCGACTTCGCCGATTATGAGCAGTTGGACGAACTGGGCGTCTTCTCGGACCGTGAAGGTCAGATTGAACTTATCGAAGGGGTAATCGTCCAAATGGCTCCACCCAGCGGTGAACATACCGATGTCACCAGCGATATGGTGTTGGGCCTCGGTCTGGCCGTTAGACGCTCGCCCAACCTCGGCCTCAAGGTGCTGACCCAGGGCACCCTCAAGATCGGCGATCATAGTGCGCCAGAGCCCGACGTGTTCGTGGCCCGGCCCAGATTGGCAGGAAAAAAATACTACGAGGCTGCCGACGCGGTCCTGGTGGTCGAGGTGTCGATCTCCACCGCCGACGCGGACAAGACGGTCAAGGCACCGCTCTACGCGCGGGCGGGTATTCCTGAACTGTGGATTGTCGAGCCGGAACAGACGTCGGTGACGGTGTATCGTGGTCCACGTCCCGACGGCGAATGGGCCGACATCCAGACCGTGACCGAGGGCGCGGTCAGTCCTCTGTTTTCGCCGGAGATCGCGATCGTCCTCGCCGACCTGTTTCCCGCCGCATGA
- a CDS encoding DUF6481 family protein, with protein sequence MRDLKQTGFSDRISTQQEAKKALLAKFKPKPAAPDPEFEKLALKRAEEKEALRQQHELAKAELRREKAEKEAARLAAEAASQEAVDAEKRAARKERKQLTKEEQKAARDARYAARKARR encoded by the coding sequence ATGAGAGACCTCAAACAAACCGGCTTCAGCGATCGCATCAGCACTCAGCAGGAGGCCAAGAAGGCCCTTCTGGCCAAGTTCAAGCCGAAGCCCGCCGCGCCCGACCCCGAATTCGAGAAGCTCGCCCTCAAGCGCGCCGAAGAAAAGGAAGCGCTCCGCCAGCAGCATGAACTGGCCAAGGCCGAACTGCGCCGCGAGAAGGCGGAAAAGGAAGCTGCGCGCCTGGCCGCCGAGGCCGCGTCCCAGGAAGCGGTCGATGCCGAGAAGCGCGCCGCCCGCAAGGAGCGCAAACAGCTGACCAAGGAAGAACAGAAGGCCGCCCGCGACGCCCGCTACGCCGCCCGCAAGGCGCGTCGCTAA
- the nadA gene encoding quinolinate synthase NadA — protein sequence MADGMFGLSESTERATAPVWEKVKSHVTPIEWPAQAELIVEINRLKAERDAVILAHNYMTPEIFHGVGDFVGDSLGLAKEAARSKAKVIVQAGVHFMAETSKILSPDKTVLIPDLKAGCSLAEAITGADVRLIKQRYPGLPVVTYVNTTADVKAETDICCTSANAVQVVEWAAKEWGVDRVILIPDEFLARNVAAQTNVGIIAWKGRCIVHERFTGEDIAEMRAAYPGAEILAHPECPEDVLSAADFAGSTAAMTDYVMAKKPKQVVLITECSMASNIKGDVPEVDFIGPCNMCPYMKRITLENIRDCLLHMQFEVTVPEDMIVKAALAVQRMIDLPPPAIPARYDLVKAKHHVAVELI from the coding sequence ATGGCCGACGGTATGTTCGGACTTTCGGAAAGCACGGAACGCGCGACCGCGCCGGTGTGGGAGAAGGTCAAGTCGCACGTTACGCCGATCGAATGGCCGGCCCAGGCGGAGCTGATCGTCGAGATCAATCGGCTGAAGGCCGAACGCGACGCCGTCATCCTGGCCCACAACTACATGACGCCCGAGATCTTCCACGGGGTCGGCGACTTTGTCGGCGACAGCCTGGGCCTGGCCAAGGAGGCGGCGCGATCCAAGGCGAAGGTGATCGTCCAGGCGGGCGTCCACTTCATGGCCGAGACGTCCAAGATCCTGAGCCCCGACAAGACGGTCCTGATTCCCGACCTGAAAGCCGGCTGCTCGCTGGCTGAGGCGATCACGGGGGCGGACGTGCGGCTGATCAAGCAGCGCTATCCGGGCTTGCCGGTCGTCACCTATGTCAACACAACCGCCGACGTGAAGGCCGAGACCGACATCTGCTGCACCAGCGCCAACGCCGTCCAGGTGGTGGAGTGGGCGGCCAAGGAATGGGGCGTCGACCGCGTCATCCTGATCCCCGACGAGTTCCTGGCGCGCAATGTGGCCGCTCAGACCAATGTCGGCATCATCGCCTGGAAGGGCCGCTGCATCGTGCATGAGCGGTTCACTGGCGAGGACATCGCGGAGATGCGCGCGGCCTATCCCGGCGCGGAGATCCTGGCCCACCCGGAATGCCCGGAAGACGTCCTGTCGGCCGCCGACTTCGCCGGATCGACGGCGGCGATGACCGACTATGTGATGGCGAAGAAGCCGAAACAGGTGGTGCTGATCACCGAATGCTCGATGGCGTCCAACATCAAGGGTGACGTGCCCGAGGTCGACTTCATCGGCCCGTGCAACATGTGCCCCTATATGAAGCGGATCACGCTCGAGAACATCCGCGACTGCCTGCTGCACATGCAGTTCGAGGTGACGGTGCCGGAAGACATGATCGTCAAGGCGGCCCTGGCCGTGCAGCGGATGATCGACCTGCCGCCGCCCGCGATTCCGGCGCGGTACGACCTGGTGAAAGCGAAACACCATGTCGCCGTGGAGCTGATCTGA
- a CDS encoding L-aspartate oxidase yields the protein MSRLHHDGPLVIGGGLAGLSAALEAAPARVLVVSPTPLLEAASSAWAQGGVAAALSPSDAPALHLKDTEAAGAGLVDHHAAEVLTDDGRATVEWLAALGAPFDREADGGFSVSREAAHSMARVARVGGDGAGRAILSALAIAARAAEHITVWEDGRLTGLLQDSTGRVVGAVIERGGDRVEVLATAVVLATGGAGGLFGETTTPRALLGEGLGLAWLAGAEILDPEFVQFHPTAIDVGLDPMPLATEALRGDGARLIDRDGAFVLGPAADADLAPRDVVARAVHQARAEGRGAFLDARTAIGDHFPQAFPAVFASCIAAGLDPRVQPIPVAPAAHYHMGGIAADPEGRTSLKGLFAVGECAATGVHGANRLASNSLLEAAAFGRRTGRMAAAETAGGAPVDGTPAMAHLPAEALLALRKAMSAEAGVVRNAEGLTRLLTRIDGIEAAHGSALPLVVSRLIAEAALARHESRGGHYRSDYPETFMAARHTRVVKPEVESALPRAAGWA from the coding sequence ATGAGCCGCCTTCATCACGACGGCCCCCTCGTGATCGGCGGGGGGTTGGCCGGGCTGTCGGCCGCGCTGGAGGCCGCGCCGGCCCGGGTTCTGGTCGTGTCGCCGACGCCCCTGCTGGAAGCGGCGTCCAGCGCCTGGGCCCAGGGCGGAGTGGCGGCAGCGCTTTCGCCATCGGATGCCCCGGCCCTGCACCTGAAGGACACCGAGGCGGCGGGTGCCGGTCTGGTCGACCACCACGCGGCCGAGGTGCTGACCGACGACGGTCGGGCGACCGTGGAGTGGTTGGCGGCGCTGGGCGCACCCTTCGACCGCGAGGCCGACGGCGGGTTTTCCGTGTCGCGCGAGGCGGCGCATTCGATGGCGCGGGTGGCACGGGTCGGCGGCGACGGGGCGGGGCGGGCCATCCTGTCGGCCCTGGCCATCGCGGCGCGGGCGGCCGAGCACATCACGGTCTGGGAAGACGGTCGGCTGACCGGCCTGCTTCAGGACTCGACCGGCCGGGTGGTCGGGGCGGTGATCGAGCGGGGCGGTGACCGGGTCGAAGTTCTGGCGACGGCCGTAGTGCTGGCCACCGGCGGCGCGGGCGGATTGTTCGGCGAAACCACGACCCCGCGCGCCCTGCTGGGCGAAGGGCTGGGCCTGGCCTGGCTGGCGGGGGCGGAGATCCTCGATCCCGAGTTCGTGCAGTTCCACCCCACCGCCATCGACGTCGGTCTGGACCCCATGCCTCTGGCGACCGAGGCGCTGAGAGGCGACGGGGCGCGGCTGATCGACCGGGACGGTGCATTCGTTCTCGGCCCGGCGGCGGACGCCGATCTGGCCCCGCGCGACGTGGTGGCGCGGGCTGTGCATCAGGCACGGGCCGAGGGGCGAGGCGCCTTTCTCGACGCGCGGACGGCCATCGGGGATCACTTCCCGCAGGCGTTTCCGGCGGTGTTCGCCAGCTGCATCGCGGCAGGGCTGGACCCGCGCGTCCAGCCGATCCCGGTCGCTCCGGCGGCTCACTATCACATGGGCGGGATCGCCGCCGATCCCGAGGGCCGGACCAGCCTGAAGGGGTTGTTCGCGGTCGGCGAATGCGCCGCGACCGGGGTGCATGGGGCCAACCGGCTGGCGTCCAACTCCCTGCTGGAGGCCGCAGCCTTCGGGCGGCGGACCGGGCGGATGGCGGCGGCGGAAACGGCCGGTGGAGCGCCTGTCGATGGGACGCCAGCGATGGCCCATCTCCCCGCTGAAGCCCTGCTCGCGCTTCGCAAGGCGATGAGTGCAGAGGCAGGCGTCGTACGCAACGCCGAGGGTCTGACGCGTCTTCTGACGCGCATCGACGGAATTGAGGCCGCGCATGGATCGGCCCTGCCGCTCGTGGTCTCGCGCCTCATCGCCGAGGCGGCTCTGGCGCGGCACGAAAGTCGGGGCGGGCACTATCGGTCCGACTATCCCGAGACGTTTATGGCGGCGCGACACACGCGCGTGGTAAAGCCGGAGGTTGAATCCGCCTTGCCTCGCGCGGCGGGTTGGGCATAG